One window of Nitratidesulfovibrio sp. genomic DNA carries:
- a CDS encoding GntR family transcriptional regulator codes for MKLSTPSNAPSPTTGTADSLAVIRHENLDEKVYARIRAMIADGVLAPGQRVAQEALAAQLGVSRTPLVNALKRLAQDGLLRAIPRRGFRVRELTLLELVQLFELRERLEPLAAELAATRITPDEAERMADEWRAMASLPDTPEAHQTYVERDRAFHRRLAELSCNPFLRAAMDPVSMLAAAYLHGTPRPWEDTVPDHLAIIEGLRRGDPAASGAAMRNHIAPSLTALRQALADAEAPDGPDALLPTPDASPVPAGDDSHEPPKAA; via the coding sequence ATGAAGCTTTCCACGCCTTCCAACGCGCCCTCCCCCACGACGGGCACCGCCGACAGCCTTGCCGTCATCCGGCACGAAAACCTCGACGAAAAGGTCTACGCCCGCATCCGGGCCATGATCGCCGACGGCGTGCTGGCCCCCGGCCAGCGCGTGGCGCAGGAGGCGCTGGCCGCGCAGCTTGGCGTCAGCCGCACCCCGCTGGTCAACGCGCTGAAACGGCTGGCGCAGGACGGGCTGCTGCGGGCCATTCCCCGGCGGGGGTTCCGGGTGCGCGAACTGACCCTGCTGGAACTGGTGCAGTTGTTCGAGTTGCGCGAACGGCTGGAGCCGCTGGCGGCGGAACTGGCCGCAACGCGCATCACCCCGGACGAGGCGGAGCGCATGGCCGATGAATGGCGGGCCATGGCCAGCCTGCCGGACACGCCGGAGGCGCACCAGACCTACGTGGAGCGCGACCGGGCCTTCCACCGGCGGCTGGCCGAGCTTTCCTGCAACCCCTTCCTGCGTGCGGCCATGGACCCGGTAAGCATGCTGGCCGCCGCCTACCTGCACGGCACCCCCCGCCCGTGGGAAGACACCGTCCCCGATCATCTGGCCATCATTGAGGGACTGCGCCGGGGCGACCCTGCGGCCAGTGGAGCGGCCATGCGCAACCACATCGCACCGTCGCTGACCGCGTTGCGGCAGGCCCTGGCTGATGCCGAGGCTCCGGACGGGCCGGACGCCCTGCTCCCGACACCGGACGCGTCACCAGTCCCGGCAGGCGACGACAGCCACGAACCGCCCAAGGCGGCCTGA
- the hyi gene encoding hydroxypyruvate isomerase codes for MPRFAANLTMLFTELPFAERFAAARAAGFDAVEYLFPYDHAPEALAALLRDNDLTQVLFNLPAGDWAAGERGIAALPGREAEFRAGVDRAVAYAKALGVPRLNCLAGKVPDNDPTAAQAAWSTLVDNVRFAADRLAEAGLVLLVEFINRKDIPGFFLHSTAQVLRLMDEVDRPNVLLQYDVYHAQREEGELAATLCAHMARIGHVQIADTPGRHQPGTGEINYPFLFAELDRLGYAGHVGLEYVPAPGTLASLDWMRPYAQRA; via the coding sequence ATGCCCAGATTCGCCGCCAACCTGACCATGCTGTTCACCGAACTGCCGTTCGCCGAGCGCTTCGCCGCCGCGCGGGCGGCGGGCTTTGACGCCGTGGAATACCTGTTTCCCTACGACCACGCCCCGGAAGCGCTGGCCGCGCTGCTGCGCGACAACGACCTGACCCAGGTGCTGTTCAACCTGCCTGCGGGCGACTGGGCCGCCGGAGAACGCGGCATTGCCGCCCTGCCGGGGCGCGAGGCGGAATTCCGCGCCGGGGTGGACCGTGCCGTCGCTTACGCCAAGGCCCTTGGCGTGCCCCGGCTGAACTGCCTGGCGGGCAAGGTGCCGGACAACGACCCCACCGCCGCGCAGGCCGCGTGGTCCACCCTGGTGGACAACGTGCGCTTCGCCGCCGACCGGCTGGCCGAGGCCGGGCTGGTGCTGCTGGTGGAATTCATCAACCGCAAGGACATTCCCGGCTTCTTCCTGCATTCCACCGCGCAGGTGCTGCGCCTGATGGACGAGGTGGACCGCCCCAACGTGCTGTTGCAGTACGACGTCTACCACGCCCAGCGCGAAGAGGGCGAACTGGCCGCCACCCTGTGCGCCCACATGGCCCGCATCGGCCACGTCCAGATTGCGGACACGCCGGGCCGCCACCAGCCCGGTACCGGAGAGATCAACTACCCCTTCCTGTTCGCCGAACTGGACCGCCTGGGCTACGCCGGGCACGTCGGGCTGGAATACGTGCCCGCGCCCGGTACGCTGGCGTCGCTGGACTGGATGCGTCCGTACGCGCAGCGGGCATGA
- the garR gene encoding 2-hydroxy-3-oxopropionate reductase — protein sequence MTTTQHRTAKEHAMQRIGFIGLGIMGAPMCRNLLKAGFPVTAYTRNGDKLRAMAAEGAVAAESPAAVAAASDVVITMLPNSPEVRAVALGPDGIAEGAAPGCIVADMSSIAPLASRDIAAELAKKSIRMLDAPVSGGEPKAVDGTLSVMVGGAQADFDACLPVFKAMAASVVRVGEVGAGNVAKLANQIVVAGNIAAMSEALVLATRAGADPDLVYQAIRGGLAGSTVLDAKAPLVMDGKFAPGFRIKLHAKDLGNVLETSRELHVPLPLAAQLMEVMQGLMADGLGDADHGALIRHWEKLAGVEVRRKPS from the coding sequence ATGACAACCACGCAACACCGCACCGCAAAGGAGCACGCCATGCAACGCATCGGATTCATCGGGCTGGGCATCATGGGCGCCCCCATGTGCCGCAACCTGCTCAAGGCCGGATTTCCGGTAACCGCCTACACCCGCAACGGCGACAAGCTGCGGGCCATGGCAGCGGAAGGGGCCGTGGCCGCTGAAAGCCCCGCCGCCGTGGCCGCCGCATCGGACGTGGTCATCACCATGCTGCCCAACTCGCCCGAGGTGCGCGCGGTGGCCCTTGGCCCCGACGGCATCGCGGAAGGTGCGGCCCCCGGCTGCATCGTGGCGGACATGAGCTCCATCGCCCCGCTGGCCAGCCGCGACATCGCGGCGGAACTGGCCAAGAAGTCCATCCGCATGCTGGACGCCCCGGTGAGCGGCGGCGAGCCGAAAGCCGTCGACGGCACCCTGTCGGTGATGGTGGGCGGCGCGCAGGCGGACTTCGACGCCTGCCTGCCGGTGTTCAAGGCCATGGCCGCTTCCGTGGTGCGCGTGGGCGAGGTGGGCGCGGGCAACGTGGCCAAGCTGGCCAACCAGATCGTGGTGGCGGGCAACATCGCCGCCATGTCCGAGGCGCTGGTGCTGGCCACCCGCGCCGGGGCGGACCCGGACCTGGTCTACCAGGCCATCCGGGGCGGCCTTGCAGGCAGCACAGTGCTGGATGCCAAGGCCCCGCTGGTCATGGACGGCAAGTTCGCGCCCGGTTTCCGCATCAAGCTGCACGCCAAGGATCTGGGCAACGTGCTGGAAACCTCGCGCGAGTTGCACGTGCCCCTGCCGCTGGCCGCGCAACTGATGGAGGTAATGCAGGGACTCATGGCCGACGGGCTGGGAGACGCCGACCACGGCGCGCTGATCCGCCACTGGGAAAAGCTGGCCGGGGTGGAGGTGCGCCGCAAGCCGTCGTAG
- a CDS encoding ribonuclease J, with the protein MADQTPHLTITPLGGLGEIGLNCQIWSTPDSMVLVDCGLMFPEDYHLGVDVVIPRFDHVMQNRHRVRGIVLTHAHEDHIGALPWLMPHLKAPIYGSRFTLALVEHKLREHGLADRVELVPVSPDAPLVLGDMTFRFLPVCHSIIEGYALAVETPAGRVVHTGDFKIDPNPLSGPGTDLALFRDFAGDEGVRLLLSDSTNIERDGQSLGEREIMDTFRQLFHEAEGRIVVTLFSSHIQRIQEVFDLASEFGRKVVVSGRSLMNNIEIARNLGFLRAEAGMILDAVTMPPMADRDLVLLVTGSQGEPLSALSRIIMGEHRQLSIHRGDTVVMSSRFIPGNARAITKLINELYRLGAEVYYDKVRSIHASGHAHRDELRAMIEAVRPRYFVPVHGEYRHLVKHCRLAQECGVAPERTITLENGDPITLTPEGVRFEEHVPVEFILVDGKGVGDVGHSVLKERHILGGEGMVIVVLVVDEMSWEVLHGPEMLSKGFVFEQHYNHVLEDAKCIVLDIFENIPPGETERLQDRIRSSLRRFFRKVLERDPIVVPVVTTI; encoded by the coding sequence ATGGCGGACCAGACCCCGCACCTGACCATCACCCCCCTTGGCGGACTCGGAGAGATCGGCCTGAACTGCCAGATCTGGTCCACGCCAGACTCCATGGTCCTGGTGGACTGCGGTCTGATGTTCCCCGAAGACTACCACCTTGGCGTGGACGTGGTGATTCCGCGCTTCGACCACGTGATGCAGAACCGCCACCGGGTGCGCGGCATCGTGCTTACCCACGCGCACGAGGACCACATCGGCGCGCTGCCGTGGCTGATGCCCCACCTGAAGGCCCCCATCTACGGGTCGCGCTTCACCCTGGCCCTCGTGGAGCACAAGCTGCGCGAGCACGGCCTGGCCGACCGCGTGGAACTGGTGCCCGTCTCGCCGGACGCGCCGCTGGTGCTTGGCGACATGACCTTCCGTTTTCTACCCGTGTGCCATTCCATCATCGAAGGGTACGCCCTGGCCGTGGAAACCCCGGCGGGCCGCGTGGTGCACACCGGCGACTTCAAGATCGACCCCAACCCCCTGTCCGGCCCCGGCACCGACCTTGCGCTGTTCCGCGACTTCGCCGGGGACGAGGGCGTGCGCCTTCTGCTGTCCGATTCGACCAACATCGAGCGTGACGGCCAGTCGCTGGGCGAACGCGAGATCATGGATACCTTCCGCCAACTGTTCCACGAGGCGGAAGGCCGCATTGTCGTCACGCTGTTCTCCAGCCACATCCAGCGCATCCAGGAAGTGTTCGACCTGGCCAGCGAGTTCGGGCGCAAGGTGGTGGTCAGCGGGCGCAGCCTGATGAACAACATAGAGATAGCGCGCAACCTGGGCTTTCTGCGGGCAGAGGCGGGCATGATCCTGGACGCCGTGACCATGCCCCCCATGGCCGACCGCGACCTGGTGCTGCTGGTCACCGGCTCGCAGGGCGAGCCGCTGTCGGCCCTTTCGCGCATCATCATGGGCGAGCACAGGCAGCTTTCCATCCACCGGGGCGACACGGTGGTCATGTCTTCGCGCTTCATCCCCGGCAACGCACGGGCCATCACCAAGCTGATCAACGAACTGTACCGGCTGGGCGCGGAAGTCTACTACGACAAGGTGCGCTCCATCCACGCTTCTGGCCACGCCCACCGCGACGAATTGCGCGCCATGATCGAGGCGGTACGGCCCCGCTACTTCGTGCCGGTGCACGGCGAGTACCGTCATCTGGTCAAGCACTGTCGCCTGGCGCAGGAATGCGGCGTGGCGCCGGAACGCACCATAACCCTGGAAAACGGCGACCCCATCACCCTCACCCCGGAAGGCGTGCGCTTTGAAGAGCACGTGCCGGTGGAGTTCATTCTGGTGGACGGCAAGGGCGTGGGTGACGTGGGGCATTCGGTGCTCAAGGAACGGCACATCCTTGGCGGCGAAGGCATGGTGATCGTGGTGCTGGTGGTGGACGAAATGAGCTGGGAAGTGCTGCACGGCCCGGAAATGCTGTCCAAGGGCTTCGTGTTCGAGCAGCACTACAACCATGTGCTTGAAGACGCCAAGTGCATCGTGCTGGACATCTTCGAGAACATCCCCCCCGGCGAGACAGAGCGCTTGCAGGACCGCATCCGCTCGTCGTTGCGGCGGTTCTTCCGCAAGGTGCTGGAGCGCGACCCCATCGTGGTGCCCGTGGTGACCACCATCTGA
- a CDS encoding fumarylacetoacetate hydrolase family protein, producing the protein MRVVRVQYKGSVFFGALQDDGVVCLNHQLGLKDPIPLAELSILPVVAPSKIICAGMNYRDHAAEIGFPVPDEPVFFLKAPTAVIGSGQPILVPQGVGRVDYEGELALVVGRQCRNISPDAVPAHIFGYTCANDVTARDLQRRDGLFGRCKGYDTFCPVGPWIETDLPDTANLAVRTLVNGEVRQQGNTADMLFTPNEMVSAISRVMTLLPGDLILTGTPVGVGPIVPGDEVRVEVEQVGLLINPVLAAPDADEHAEVPLQ; encoded by the coding sequence ATGCGCGTGGTACGGGTGCAATACAAGGGCAGCGTGTTCTTTGGCGCGTTGCAGGACGACGGCGTGGTGTGCCTGAACCACCAACTGGGCCTGAAAGACCCCATCCCCCTGGCGGAACTTTCCATCCTGCCGGTGGTGGCCCCTTCCAAAATCATCTGCGCGGGCATGAACTACCGCGACCACGCGGCGGAAATCGGCTTTCCCGTGCCGGACGAGCCGGTATTCTTCCTGAAGGCGCCCACCGCCGTCATCGGCAGCGGCCAGCCCATCCTGGTGCCGCAGGGCGTGGGCCGGGTGGACTACGAAGGCGAACTGGCCCTTGTGGTCGGGCGGCAGTGCCGCAACATTTCACCGGATGCCGTACCCGCGCACATCTTCGGCTATACCTGCGCCAACGACGTCACCGCCCGCGACCTGCAACGGCGCGACGGCCTGTTCGGCCGCTGCAAGGGCTACGACACCTTCTGTCCCGTGGGGCCGTGGATAGAAACCGATCTGCCCGACACCGCCAACCTGGCCGTGCGCACCCTGGTCAACGGCGAGGTGCGCCAGCAGGGCAACACCGCCGACATGCTGTTCACCCCCAACGAGATGGTCAGCGCCATCTCGCGCGTCATGACCCTGCTGCCCGGCGACCTGATCCTTACCGGCACCCCGGTGGGCGTCGGCCCCATCGTGCCCGGCGACGAGGTGCGCGTGGAAGTGGAGCAGGTGGGCCTTTTGATCAACCCCGTGCTGGCCGCCCCGGATGCGGACGAGCATGCCGAGGTGCCGTTGCAGTAG
- the rpsB gene encoding 30S ribosomal protein S2, with product MAYVSMKQMLETGVHFGHQTRRWNPKMRPFIFGARNGIHIIDLQQTVKLFRTAHDKVVDTVVNGGKVVFIGTKRQAQEAVAVEASRAGHFYVTNRWMGGTLTNFTTIQKSIDRLKKLEVMFADGTVNKYQKKEILRMQREMDKLLATLGGIKEMDRLPQLAFIVDPHREDIAVKECRKLGIPIVAVTDTNCDPDLIDFVIPGNDDAIRAIKLFVAAIADACMEGDAMRKERKGKDAEEELKKAAAPKAEAAPAAEAPAAEAPAAPVVEAAAE from the coding sequence ATGGCTTACGTTTCCATGAAGCAGATGCTGGAAACCGGCGTGCACTTCGGTCACCAGACCCGCCGCTGGAACCCCAAGATGCGCCCCTTCATCTTCGGCGCCCGCAACGGCATCCATATCATCGACCTGCAGCAGACCGTTAAGCTGTTCCGCACCGCCCACGACAAGGTTGTGGACACCGTGGTCAACGGCGGCAAGGTCGTGTTCATCGGCACCAAGCGCCAGGCTCAGGAAGCCGTGGCCGTGGAAGCCAGCCGCGCCGGGCATTTCTACGTGACCAACCGCTGGATGGGCGGCACGCTGACCAACTTCACCACCATCCAGAAGAGCATCGACCGCCTGAAGAAGCTCGAGGTCATGTTCGCCGACGGCACCGTCAACAAGTACCAGAAGAAGGAAATCCTGCGCATGCAGCGCGAGATGGACAAGCTGCTGGCCACCCTTGGCGGTATCAAGGAAATGGACCGGCTGCCCCAGCTGGCCTTCATCGTGGACCCGCACCGCGAAGACATCGCCGTGAAGGAATGCCGCAAGCTCGGCATCCCCATCGTGGCGGTCACCGATACCAACTGCGACCCCGACCTGATCGACTTCGTCATTCCCGGCAACGATGACGCCATCCGCGCCATCAAGCTCTTCGTGGCCGCCATCGCCGACGCCTGCATGGAAGGCGACGCCATGCGCAAGGAACGCAAGGGCAAGGACGCCGAGGAAGAACTGAAGAAGGCCGCAGCGCCCAAGGCCGAAGCCGCCCCCGCCGCTGAAGCCCCCGCCGCTGAAGCCCCCGCGGCCCCCGTTGTCGAAGCCGCCGCCGAGTAA
- the tsf gene encoding translation elongation factor Ts produces MAITAQMVKELREKTGAGMMDCKKALEENDGSLEKAIDWLRQKGLSKAAKKAGRATSEGVIGNYIHSTGKIAVLVEVKCETDFVARNEKFQEFAKNVAMQIAANNPAAVDAESVDPAVIEREREVYRQKAREEGKPENIIEKIVEGGIKKFYKEICLLEQPYIRDDKLTIRDLLNDVIATLGENVTIGRFVRLQLGAEEA; encoded by the coding sequence ATGGCAATTACCGCCCAGATGGTTAAGGAACTGCGCGAAAAGACCGGCGCCGGCATGATGGATTGCAAGAAAGCCCTGGAAGAAAACGATGGCAGCCTCGAAAAGGCCATCGACTGGCTGCGCCAGAAGGGCCTTTCCAAGGCCGCCAAGAAGGCTGGCCGCGCCACCTCCGAAGGCGTCATCGGCAACTACATTCACTCCACCGGCAAGATTGCCGTTCTCGTGGAAGTGAAGTGCGAGACCGACTTCGTGGCTCGCAACGAGAAGTTCCAGGAATTCGCCAAGAACGTGGCCATGCAGATCGCGGCCAACAACCCCGCCGCCGTGGACGCCGAGTCCGTGGACCCCGCCGTCATCGAGCGCGAGCGCGAGGTTTACCGCCAGAAGGCCCGCGAAGAAGGCAAGCCCGAGAACATCATCGAGAAGATCGTTGAAGGCGGCATCAAGAAGTTCTACAAGGAGATCTGCCTCCTGGAACAGCCGTACATCCGCGACGACAAGCTGACCATCCGCGACCTGCTGAACGACGTCATCGCCACCCTGGGCGAAAACGTCACCATCGGTCGCTTCGTCCGCTTGCAGCTGGGCGCGGAAGAAGCCTAG
- a CDS encoding DegT/DnrJ/EryC1/StrS family aminotransferase, producing the protein MRDTFLVFGQPLIEQAEMDEVLDSMKRAWIGTGPKVHQFEKDFAAYKGMPYAAAVNSCTAALQLSCLALDLARGDEVITTAMTFCASVNAIIHSGATPVLADVDPVTQNIDPADIERRITPRTKALLVVHFAGRACDMDPIMDIARRHNLAVIEDCAHAIETTYKGKQAGDIGDIGCFSFYATKNVVTGEGGMILSRDKARIDRMKIMGLHGMSADAWARFSDSGYKHYYVVDHGFKYNMMDMQAALGIHQLKRVEAYWKRREAVWQRYMQAFADLPVGLPAAPEPDTRHAYHLFAIRVNEARCGVSRDAMLPMMTARKIGVGVHYLAIPEHPYYQKNYGWNPDDYPNAVAYGRETISLPLSPKLSEQDVDDVIEAVRDIVTGKG; encoded by the coding sequence ATGCGCGACACCTTCCTCGTCTTTGGCCAGCCGCTCATCGAACAGGCGGAAATGGACGAAGTACTCGACAGCATGAAGCGGGCGTGGATTGGCACCGGCCCCAAGGTGCACCAGTTCGAAAAGGATTTCGCCGCCTACAAGGGCATGCCCTACGCCGCCGCCGTCAACTCGTGCACGGCCGCGCTCCAGCTTTCCTGCCTTGCCCTCGACCTTGCGCGGGGCGACGAGGTAATCACCACGGCCATGACCTTCTGCGCCTCGGTGAACGCCATCATCCACTCCGGCGCCACCCCGGTGCTGGCCGACGTGGACCCGGTGACCCAGAACATCGACCCTGCCGACATCGAACGCCGCATCACCCCGCGCACCAAGGCCCTGCTGGTGGTGCACTTCGCGGGGCGCGCCTGCGACATGGACCCCATCATGGACATTGCGCGGCGGCACAACCTGGCGGTCATCGAAGACTGCGCCCACGCCATCGAAACCACCTACAAGGGCAAGCAGGCGGGCGACATCGGGGACATCGGCTGCTTCAGCTTCTACGCCACCAAGAACGTGGTCACCGGCGAGGGCGGCATGATCCTCTCGCGCGACAAGGCCAGGATCGACCGTATGAAGATCATGGGCCTGCACGGCATGAGCGCCGACGCCTGGGCCCGCTTCTCCGATTCGGGCTACAAGCACTATTACGTCGTCGATCACGGCTTCAAGTACAACATGATGGACATGCAGGCCGCCCTCGGCATCCACCAGCTGAAGCGTGTGGAGGCCTACTGGAAGCGCCGCGAGGCCGTGTGGCAGCGCTACATGCAGGCCTTCGCCGACCTGCCCGTGGGCCTGCCCGCCGCGCCGGAACCGGACACCCGCCACGCCTACCACCTGTTCGCCATCCGGGTGAACGAGGCGCGTTGCGGCGTCTCGCGCGATGCCATGCTGCCCATGATGACCGCCCGCAAGATCGGCGTGGGGGTACACTACCTGGCCATTCCGGAACACCCCTACTACCAGAAGAACTACGGCTGGAATCCGGACGACTACCCCAACGCCGTGGCCTACGGACGCGAAACCATCTCGTTGCCGCTTTCGCCCAAGCTCAGCGAACAAGACGTGGACGACGTGATCGAGGCCGTGCGCGACATCGTCACCGGCAAGGGATAG
- a CDS encoding glycosyltransferase family 2 protein codes for MPPAITGLVLTYNGERLLDRCLASLSFCDRVLVVDSFSTDRTVDMARAAGAEVVQRTWEGPGPQFRHALSLIDTEWVFSLDQDEICTEELRESVLAAVRAQVRGGEGSHAAKAGHWVPRRSWYYDRFMEHSGWYPDYLLRLFRPAHMDVHVSGAHYSFHPRGETGRLRGDILHYPYDSFRQHLDKINSYAQQGADDLRAKGRQGGVAVATAHGLARFLKLYVVKLGFLDGRAGFINAAHGAFYAFLKYIRVREGNWGAPFDHH; via the coding sequence ATGCCCCCCGCCATCACCGGCCTTGTGCTCACCTACAACGGCGAACGCCTGCTCGACAGGTGCCTCGCCTCGCTGTCCTTCTGCGACAGGGTTCTGGTGGTCGATTCCTTCAGTACCGACCGTACCGTGGACATGGCCCGCGCGGCCGGGGCAGAAGTCGTCCAGCGCACGTGGGAAGGGCCGGGCCCGCAGTTCCGCCACGCCCTCTCGCTCATCGACACCGAATGGGTGTTCAGCCTGGACCAGGACGAAATCTGCACCGAAGAACTGCGCGAAAGCGTGCTGGCCGCAGTGCGCGCGCAGGTGCGCGGGGGCGAGGGCAGCCATGCCGCCAAGGCTGGCCACTGGGTACCCCGGCGCTCGTGGTACTACGACCGGTTCATGGAGCACAGCGGCTGGTACCCGGACTATCTGCTGCGGCTGTTCCGCCCCGCCCACATGGATGTGCACGTCTCCGGCGCGCACTATTCGTTCCACCCCAGGGGCGAAACGGGCCGCCTGCGCGGCGACATCCTGCACTACCCGTACGACAGCTTTCGCCAGCACCTGGACAAGATCAACTCGTACGCCCAGCAAGGCGCGGACGACCTGCGCGCCAAGGGGCGGCAGGGCGGCGTGGCCGTGGCCACGGCGCACGGCCTGGCCCGGTTCCTGAAACTGTACGTGGTCAAGCTGGGCTTTCTGGATGGCCGGGCGGGCTTCATCAACGCGGCGCACGGGGCCTTCTATGCCTTTCTGAAGTACATCCGGGTGCGCGAGGGCAACTGGGGCGCACCCTTCGACCATCACTAG
- the pyrH gene encoding UMP kinase: MSELRYKRVLLKLSGEALAGENKFGIDPQTVSKICEEIAEVVDMGLQVALVIGGGNIFRGLSSSAKGMDRSSADYMGMLATVLNALAVQDALEKIGHPTRVLSAITMQEVCEPYIRRRADRHLEKGRVVICAAGTGNPYFTTDTAAALRGMELKCQAIIKATKVDGVYDKDPMKHDDAVMFRSLGYVETLQRKLGVMDSTAITLAMENDVPIIVCNMFKGSIKRVVMGEDVGTIVHGG, translated from the coding sequence ATGAGCGAACTCCGCTACAAGCGCGTGCTGCTCAAGCTCAGCGGCGAAGCCCTGGCGGGCGAAAACAAGTTCGGTATTGACCCCCAGACTGTTTCGAAGATATGCGAGGAAATCGCCGAGGTTGTCGACATGGGCCTGCAAGTGGCGCTTGTCATCGGCGGCGGCAACATCTTCCGCGGCCTCTCCTCGTCCGCCAAGGGCATGGACCGCTCATCGGCCGACTACATGGGCATGCTGGCCACGGTGCTCAACGCGCTGGCCGTGCAGGACGCCCTGGAAAAGATCGGCCATCCCACGCGGGTGCTTTCGGCCATCACCATGCAGGAAGTCTGCGAGCCGTACATTCGCCGCCGGGCCGACAGGCACCTGGAAAAGGGCCGCGTGGTCATCTGCGCGGCAGGCACCGGCAACCCCTACTTCACCACCGACACGGCGGCCGCGCTGCGCGGCATGGAACTGAAGTGCCAGGCCATCATCAAGGCCACCAAGGTCGACGGCGTCTATGACAAGGACCCCATGAAGCATGACGACGCCGTGATGTTCCGCAGCCTCGGCTACGTCGAAACGTTGCAGCGCAAGCTCGGCGTCATGGACTCCACGGCCATCACCCTGGCCATGGAAAACGACGTGCCCATCATCGTCTGCAACATGTTCAAGGGCAGCATCAAGCGCGTGGTCATGGGCGAAGACGTCGGAACCATCGTACACGGAGGCTAA
- the frr gene encoding ribosome recycling factor, whose amino-acid sequence MDMDTILLDAEERMEKALGALDREFAKLRTGRASTSLVDNIKVDYYGTPTPISQLASVSVPDSRTLTIQPWDRSAFSLVEKAIMKSDLGLNPVNDGKIIRISIPPLTEERRKDLVKVARKYTEEAKVAVRNVRRDANDALKKLEKGKDISEDDVRKSTDDVQKLTDRFVAKSDEKCTAKEKEIMEL is encoded by the coding sequence ATGGATATGGATACCATTCTTCTCGATGCCGAAGAGCGCATGGAAAAGGCCCTCGGCGCACTGGACCGCGAATTCGCCAAGCTGCGCACCGGCCGCGCCTCCACCTCTCTCGTGGACAACATCAAGGTGGACTACTACGGCACCCCCACGCCCATCAGCCAGTTGGCGTCCGTCAGCGTGCCCGACAGCCGCACCCTGACCATCCAGCCGTGGGACCGTTCGGCCTTTTCGCTGGTGGAAAAGGCCATCATGAAGTCGGACCTTGGCCTGAACCCGGTCAACGACGGCAAGATCATCCGCATCTCCATCCCGCCGCTGACCGAGGAACGCCGCAAGGACCTCGTCAAGGTGGCCCGCAAGTACACCGAAGAAGCCAAGGTGGCCGTGCGCAACGTGCGCCGCGATGCCAACGACGCCCTGAAGAAGCTGGAAAAGGGCAAGGATATTTCCGAGGACGACGTGCGCAAGTCCACCGACGACGTGCAGAAGCTGACCGACCGCTTCGTGGCCAAGTCGGACGAGAAGTGCACGGCGAAGGAAAAGGAAATCATGGAGCTTTAG
- the uppS gene encoding polyprenyl diphosphate synthase — translation MNNASTAGSPLPETLAPDTLPRHVAIIMDGNGRWATQRGLSRSDGHRAGTEAARAIVTECRTLGIPHLTMYTFSKENWGRPGAEVKFLFELLVDFLREELPNLVKRDIRLSVFGQLADLPLAARKALEHAISRTAACTTMRLNLALNYSARDEILMACRALAAEGLPPDAITEQAFAARLWTTGQPDPDLVIRTSGEVRISNFLLYQSAYSEFHFTDTLWPDFTPEHFRAALRDYAGRQRRFGKTEATPA, via the coding sequence GTGAACAACGCTTCCACGGCGGGGTCCCCCCTGCCGGAAACTCTTGCGCCAGACACCCTGCCCCGCCACGTGGCCATCATCATGGACGGCAACGGGCGCTGGGCCACCCAGCGCGGCCTTTCACGCAGCGACGGCCACCGTGCGGGCACCGAGGCAGCCAGGGCCATCGTCACCGAATGCCGCACCCTGGGCATACCCCACCTGACCATGTACACCTTCTCCAAGGAAAACTGGGGGCGCCCCGGTGCCGAGGTGAAGTTTCTGTTCGAGCTGCTGGTGGACTTCCTGCGCGAGGAGTTGCCCAACCTCGTCAAGCGCGACATCCGGCTGTCCGTGTTCGGCCAACTGGCCGACCTGCCGTTGGCCGCGCGCAAGGCGCTGGAGCACGCCATCTCCCGCACCGCCGCCTGCACCACCATGCGCCTGAACCTTGCGCTCAACTACTCCGCCCGCGACGAAATCCTCATGGCCTGCCGCGCCCTGGCCGCCGAGGGCCTGCCCCCGGATGCCATCACCGAGCAAGCCTTTGCCGCGCGGCTGTGGACCACGGGCCAGCCCGACCCGGACCTGGTCATCCGTACCAGCGGCGAAGTGCGCATCAGCAATTTTCTGCTCTACCAGAGCGCCTACAGCGAATTCCACTTCACCGACACCCTCTGGCCAGACTTCACCCCAGAGCATTTCCGCGCCGCCCTGCGCGATTACGCCGGACGGCAACGCCGCTTCGGCAAAACGGAGGCAACCCCCGCGTGA